In Hoplias malabaricus isolate fHopMal1 chromosome 6, fHopMal1.hap1, whole genome shotgun sequence, a single window of DNA contains:
- the atad5a gene encoding ATPase family AAA domain-containing protein 5 isoform X3 has translation MAGVVAMAAVMEDFEATQACKKLRKDEDSPSARTITNYFLPLPKTVEKISSPPQSKNIADYFRKTSPAQEKSSRLQSTAPVSYQDVSPKLDFLQSQSTEDKEDAANTEPNSSGTETLSDDKASYDVSNMEVVASQVSPRTLTVQAEVHPVSPNQESTKSPEVRVASIFSRNKKESQVKDSKNSPSINTLVTANFLPDLKRKSNVVLPEDDLELAVVESSSAPRSTPDERKQFMSAFKQPSLEGSKCKTSKGPGKLKQVLEKAPETAAKEPAEKAVENPSELKVDTELKVDTEQKIASSVGNKQCRKSGEKRLADTLEDLPASISKPEELRTSVDFDTENGSLDNSKTQPARELRRSTRESTRRQTAPMTELNKSPCKTRSQEKAEKATVSQEDPSLASTPKSHRPKRSIYRAEMLSLSTKKGSPIKMKFTRVFPSSATKVGDRKSSPVLVQESNSLKKSQHAKKLVQKAKALKQSKQSTATDKPSVRRSARKKECVRVNYCEDEDSVVFVGDVASSPALISEEIGETQKKFRSLNDVLGKNISQNKASKNATGSKLAPMFLERKIQKPLAVISIFDDSSHDGSENSQDDEQFKAKREFLKSGLPESFKKKIAKTAANREAYTQSCASFQPVVHVQQRPTDCSMWTLPWPECSFLSCLKEFYQLPQMPQVAYTDTAGSTTVPAHPTCREQVSGWQEDFTESIRQKLLEEIITANPTFPVQRYFTRFLKKHKDCLLQSIAAEPDKIKTPCSAGLSEYVGGKRKRVDDGDRSGKLAKKQKSRHKEEDSIVIVESLSSQSGAAQENTDSMASGRGSRRRSLRNKQTKEEICLTVQSTPNSMQSEPVIIEDSPSSESTCAADGVKEDVLWTEKYQPQQSNDVIGNTASVRKLHSWLKEWKLRADREERRKQQEKKQEDDSNESWMGDSSEGLDDVEDLLCNTLLITGPTGIGKTAAVYACAQELGFKVFEVNCSSQRSGRQILSQLKEATQSHQVDIQGVNAHKPTYFNSYSGSSSTGKSGPSPKKVNSPRRVISSPRKPPQSPRGAKRKGGLAPTSLASFFKVGGKPTGKDTGNQDIKAQTVCSKKSQSDHDAKPTIEDQGKRTATSLILFEEVDVIFDDDSGFLAAVKTFMSTTKRPVILTTSDPTFSAMFDGNFDEIHFKAPSVVNVACYLQLMCLAENVWTDAKDLAALVHWCKCDIRQSLLNLQFWVRGGRRHQTLHNTVAGTPECEMRSKDMKVENASIDGPQYPKPACLIGCTESLLGLLNIQQEKRVEDLLTCELTSQERVKCWNLLSETERRGINLFYSNMEVLLPLPICALPEYTSGPLSATNSEPLHKHDSIARQDEHCDEMSPLKVSSGMRRKKKLCLVDKGVFESDSESEDGFLSLPKLNYDLENPDKNQAQDQAVKKAPASTFISTRMRNVQLSEGERKRSKPVSQGLCSLAEYLDHLSFIDSCLHYRPPPTEGACSSQVFDWTDAEIKSGMTDEVRMECGGPVSAFDSEEINAVLQSLSFSKCRAEVSKAWDKAQELEEDVKRKAVEELTLPVASHRQSFSLAHSTFCEPRIMEMRKEVMSAVFANRSISTLGNKMAVAVDYLPSLRTICRSEKMKEQGKVKRRFMHYFTSVQLDLPKSIIDLLTSEFP, from the exons ATGGCTGGTGTTGTTGCTATGGCAGCTGTTATGGAAGATTTTGAGGCTACTCAG GCCTGCAAGAAGTTGAGAAAAGATGAAGATTCACCATCTGCAAGGACTATCACTAATTACTTCTTGCCCTTGCCCAAAACTGTGGAAAAGATTTCTTCTCCACCTCAATCAAAAAACATAGCAGATTACTTCAGGAAGACATCACCAGCCCAGGAAAAGAGCAGTCGCCTTCAATCCACAGCACCAGTCAGTTATCAGGATGTCTCTCCTAAGCTGG ACTTTTTACAGAGTCAGAGTACAGAGGACAAAGAGGATGCTGCAAATACGGAACCAAACAGCAGTGGCACTGAAACTCTAAGCGATGATAAGGCTTCTTATGATGTGAGTAATATGGAGGTTGTAGCTTCACAGGTGTCACCAAGAACTCTCACAGTTCAAGCTGAAGTGCATCCTGTCTCCCCCAATCAGGAGTCAACCAAGAGCCCTGAAGTAAGAGTGGCATCGATTTTCAGCAGGAATAAGAAAGAGAGCCAAGTAAAAGATAGCAAGAACTCGCCTTCTATAAACACTCTGGTGACAGCAAACTTTCTCCCTGATCTTAAAAGAAAATCTAATGTTGTACTTCCTGAAGATGATTTGGAGCTCGCAGTAGTTGAATCCAGCTCTGCTCCAAGGTCCACACCAGATGAAAGGAAGCAGTTCATGAGTGCCTTTAAGCAGCCTAGTTTGGAAGGGTCTAAATGTAAAACTAGCAAAGGTCCGGGAAAACTTAAACAGGTTCTGGAAAAAGCTCCTGAGACAGCAGCGAAGGAGCCTGCAGAGAAAGCTGTTGAGAACCCCTCAGAGCTAAAAGTGGATACAGAGCTAAAAGTGGATACAGAGCAAAAAATTGCAAGCAGTGTTGGTAATAAGCAATGCCGAAAATCTGGGGAAAAAAGACTGGCAGACACACTAGAAGATTTACCAGCATCTATTTCAAAACCAGAGGAACTTCGCACATCAGTGGATTTTGACACTGAGAATGGTTCTCTTGATAACAGCAAAACACAACCTGCCAGGGAACTTAGGAGATCTACAAGGGAGAGTACACGCCGGCAGACAGCTCCTATGACTGAGCTGAATAAGTCACCTTGCAAAACAAGAAGCCAAGAAAAGGCAGAAAAAGCTACAGTATCCCAGGAAGACCCTTCTCTAGCTTCTACCCCAAAATCTCATAGGCCCAAAAGGAGTATTTACAGGGCTGAGATGCTCTCTTTATCTACCAAAAAAGGAAGCCCAATCAA AATGAAATTCACCAGAGTGTTTCCATCTTCTGCTACAAAAGTTGGAGACAGAAAGTCAAGTCCTGTTTTAGTACAG gaatCAAACTCACTGAAGAAAAGCCAACATGCAAAAAAGTTAGTCCAGAAAGCCAAGGCACTTAAGCAAAGCAAACAGTCCACTGCAACGGATAAGCCTTCTGTGCGCCGTTCTGCAAGGAAGAAAGAATGTGTCCGAGTAAATTACTGTGAAGACGAG GACTCTGTAGTCTTTGTGGGAGATGTTGCAAGCAGTCCTGCTCTTATATCTGAGGAAATTGGTGAAACTCAGAAGAAATTTCGCAGTTTGAATGATGTTTTAGGCAAAAACATATCCCAGAATAAAGCTTCTAAAAATGCTACCG GTTCCAAATTGGCACCCATGTTTttagaaagaaaaatacagaaacctTTAGCAGTCATCTCCATTTTTGATGATAGCAG ccATGATGGTTCAGAAAACTCTCAAGATGACGAACAGTTTAAAGCAAAAAGGGAGTTCCTAAAGAGTGGCCTTCCAGAGTCTTTTAAAAAGAAGATTGCCAAGACGGCAGCAAACAGGGAGGCCTACACTCAGTCATGTGCTTCATTCCAGCCTGTTGTGCATGTTCAGCAGAGACCTACCG ATTGCTCTATGTGGACTCTCCCATGGCCTGAATGTTCTTTCCTAAGTTGCCTGAAGGAGTTTTACCAGTTACCTCAGATGCCACAGGTTGCCTACACAGACACTGCTGGCAGCACCACTGTACCTGCTCACCCGACCTGCAGAGAACAG gTTTCTGGTTGGCAAGAAGATTTTACAGAGTCAATTAGACAAAAACTGTTGGAAGAAATTATCACAGCCAATCCTACTTTCCCTGTCCAAAGATATTTCACTCGGTtcttgaaaaaacacaaagactgTTTGTTACAGTCTATTGCTGCAG aaCCTGACAAAATTAAAACACCATGCTCTGCTGGCTTGTCTGAGTATGTTGGAGGAAAACGTAAACGTGTAGATGATGGGGACAGATCAGGCAAGCTGGCCAAGAAACAGAAGTCGAGGCACAAGGAGGAAGATTCCATAGTGATAGTAGAGAGTCTGAGCTCACAAAGTGGAGCAGcacaggagaacacagactCAATGGCTTCTGGCAGAGGCAGTAGGAGGCGATCACTGAGAAACAAACAGACTAAAGAGGAAATTTGTCTCACAGTACAGAGTACACCTAATAGCATGCAGAGTGAGCCTGTGATTATAGAGGATTCTCCATCCTCAGAGTCCACATGTGCTGCAG ATGGTGTGAAGGAGGATGTGCTATGGACTGAGAAGTACCAACCACAGCAGTCAAATGATGTCATTGGAAACACAGCTTCTGTTAGGAAGTTGCACAG CTGGTTAAAAGAGTGGAAACTTAGAGCTGACcgggaagagagaaggaaacAGCAAGAGAAAAAGCAAGAGGATGATAGTAATG AATCCTGGATGGGTGACAGTAGTGAGGGGCTGGATGATGTAGAGGACCTACTCTGTAATACATTGCTGATTACGGGACCGACTGGAATAGGCAAGACTGCTGCTGTGTATGCTTGTGCCCAAGAGCTTGGCTTTAAG GTGTTTGAAGTGAACTGCTCTTCTCAGCGAAGTGGTCGTCAGATATTGTCTCAGCTGAAAGAGGCCACCCAGTCTCACCAAGTGGACATCCAGGGTGTCAATGCCCATAAACCGACCTATTTCAATAGTTACAGTGGAAGCAGTAGTACTGGTAAATCTGGCCCGTCACCAA AAAAGGTGAACTCTCCTAGAAGAGTTATATCATCTCCAAGAAAACCCCCTCAGTCCCCTAGAGGAGCTAAGAGGAAAGGTGGTTTGGCACCGACTTCATTAGCCAGTTTCTTTAAAGTGGGTGGCAAGCCAACAGGCAAAGATACTGGAAATCAAGACATAAAGGCTCAAACAG tctGCTCCAAGAAATCCCAAAGTGATCATGATGCAAAACCTACAATTGAAGATCAGGGCAAGAGAACAGCCACATCTCTTATCTTATTTGAAGAGGTTGACGTGATATTTGATGATGATTCTGGATTCTTGGCTGCAGTTAAAACTTTCATGTCCACAACCAAGAGACCCGTCATTCTGACAACCAGTG ATCCTACGTTCAGTGCAATGTTTGATGGGAATTTTGATGAAATCCATTTCAAAGCTCCTTCTGTT GTGAATGTAGCGTGTTACCTGCAGTTGATGTGTCTAGCAGAAAATGTGTGGACAGATGCTAAAGATCTGGCAGCCTTGGTGCATTGGTGCAAATGTGATATTCGCCAGAGCCTCCTGAATCTGCAATTCTGGGTCCGTGGTGGGAGAAGACATCAGACACTGCACAACACCGTAGCAg GAACTCCTGAGTGTGAAATGAGGAGCAAGGATATGAAAGTGGAAAATGCTTCTATTGATGGACCACAATATCCTAAACCAGCCTGTCTAATTGGGTGCACAGAGTCTTTGTTGGGTCTCCTGAATATCCAGCAAGAAAAGAGAGTCGAGGACTTGCTTACG tgTGAACTTACATCACAGGAGAGAGTGAAATGCTGGAACCTCCTCTCAGAGACTGAAAGAAGAGGTATAAATCTGTTCTACTCAAATATGGAGGTGCTGCTGCCTCTTCCCATCTGTGCTCTTCCAGAGTACACTAGTGGACCATTGTCAGCAACAAACTCTGAACCCTTACACAAACATGACAGCATAGCCCGGCAAGATGAGCACTGTGATGAGATGAGTCCTCTGAAGGTGTCCTCTGGAATGAGACGGAAGAAGAAGCTGTGTTTGGTTGATAAGGGAGTGTTTGAATCAGACTCTGAATCAGAGGATGGTTTCCTGTCTTTGCCAAAGCTCAATTATGACCTTGAAAATCCTGACAAAAACCAAGCACAGGATCAGGCTGTTAAGAAAGCACCAGCATCTACCTTTATTTCTACAAGGATGAGGAATGTCCAACTGTCCGAaggggagaggaagaggagtaAGCCAGTGTCGCAGGGCCTGTGCTCCTTAGCTGAGTACCTGGACCATTTGTCATTTATTGACTCATGTCTGCACTACCGGCCTCCTCCGACAGAGGGCGCTTGTAGCTCACAGGTGTTTGACTGGACAGACGCTGAGATCAAGAGCGGAATGACGGATGAAGTTCGTATGGAGTGTGGAGGCCCTGTGAGCGCATTTGACTCTGAAGAAATTAATGCTGTGCTACAGAGTCTGAGTTTTTCTAAGTGTAGGGCTGAGGTCTCTAAGGCCTGGGACAAAGCCCAGGAGCTTGAGGAGGATGTCAAGAGAAAAGCTGTGGAGGAGCTGACCCTTCCTGTAGCCTCACACAGACAGAGTTTTAGCCTTGCCCATAGCACATTTTGTGAACCCAG GATAATGGAGATGAGGAAGGAGGTAATGAGTGCAGTTTTCGCCAATCGGTCAATCAGCACCTTGGGAAACAAAATGGCAGTGGCAGTTGACTACCTGCCATCTCTGCGTACCATCTGCAGATCAGAGAAAATGAAGGAGCAGGGCAAAGTCAAGCGCAG